From a single Apium graveolens cultivar Ventura chromosome 2, ASM990537v1, whole genome shotgun sequence genomic region:
- the LOC141693100 gene encoding uncharacterized protein LOC141693100, with protein MADAKDYVQRYDRCQKHAPVVRRPPEMLTSINTPIPFVMWGMDILGPFPMDTAQRKYEIPHILVTDNGTQFNNKEFKKYCDENEIKLQFAFVTHPQANGQAEVANRIILDGLKKRIEKSRSNWVDEILPILWAYRTTYRVTTGATPFTLAYGAEAVVLVEISHSPPRIRAYIMKENDE; from the exons atggctgatgccaaagattATGTGCAGAGATATGATCGTTGTCAAAAACATGCCCCAGTAGTAAGGCGGCCACCAGAAATGCTGACTTCCATAAACACCCCTATCCCGTTTgttatgtgggggatggatattcttgGACCGTTCCCAATGGATACAGCCCAAAGGAA ATATGAAATTCCTCATATCTTGGTCACCGATAATGGAACGCAGTTTAATAAtaaggaattcaagaagtattgtgatgAGAATGAAATCAAGCTGCAGTTTGCTTTTGTCACTCACCCTCAAGCCAATGGCCAAGCAGAAGTTGCAAACCGGATTATTTTAGATGGATTGAAGAAGAGGATTGAAAAGTCCAGGagtaattgggtggatgagatactcccGATACTTTGGGCGTACAGGACTACATATAGAGTTACTACGGGAGCAACCCCATTTACGCTAGCATATGGAGCTGAAGCGGTTGTTCttgtggagatatcacattcacCACCGAGGATTCGAGCTTATATTATGAAGGAAAATGATGAATGA